The following proteins come from a genomic window of Leguminivora glycinivorella isolate SPB_JAAS2020 chromosome 6, LegGlyc_1.1, whole genome shotgun sequence:
- the LOC125226823 gene encoding uncharacterized protein LOC125226823, with product MKPEDAPKDEEEKAEPESSEQLVAGDVIGDTAYSERFVLKILLKLANLDTLKEEIKEKSFEDDLCTLWDMTAERDVVLFLEKHDILKLFYFALPVIESPRFIEIIVGIIGNLSCHRNVVSDLMKMEKFLELLLDYMKSDDSLVLIQVLRLVNSSLFLAPDAHVTTLMDLFQKTDYASTLYFILKNSSSKELLVTAIENFNTLCSYCNTEKTRLLFFTNFLKKEAIESLVAGFTEIIVNQKDSCEQDELERVLVITFQIVLNLVGFDKSQDIYIECAEDVANMIHQALCYYERKLINLKEIDSDVIDILDSSITIVNVLKITCDPSKYFKPCHRMWKAVSLILKNTKNGNTFEQDDREELTAYTRNIVNPLSTLICVYLKTCTEEELHKILDDIGEEYERIVGGVKDKEVKAEVSKRTENYRTRLKENVDS from the coding sequence ATGAAGCCTGAAGACGCACCCAAAGATGAAGAAGAAAAAGCGGAGCCGGAGAGTAGTGAACAACTCGTCGCGGGAGACGTTATTGGTGATACTGCTTACAGTGAGCGATTTGTTTTGAAAATCCTACTAAAATTAGCAAATTTGGATACTTTAAAAGAAGAAATCAAGGAAAAATCCTTCGAAGACGATCTTTGCACGTTGTGGGATATGACTGCTGAGCGGGATGTGGTTTTATTCCTTGAAAAACATGACATCTTAAAACTCTTCTATTTCGCTTTACCCGTTATAGAATCTCCGCGTTTTATTGAGATAATTGTCGGTATTATAGGAAATTTATCATGCCATAGGAACGTCGTCTCAGATCTGATGAAAATGGAGAAGTTTTTGGAGTTACTTCTTGATTACATGAAGAGTGATGACAGTCTGGTTTTGATACAAGTGCTGCGACTTGTAAACTCCAGTTTGTTCCTCGCTCCCGACGCTCACGTCACTACTTTGATGGATCTTTTCCAAAAGACAGACTATGCAAGTActctttatttcattttaaagaATTCTTCAAGTAAAGAATTGCTTGTGACAGCAATAGAGAATTTCAATACACTGTGCTCATATTGTAACACAGAAAAAACCAGATTGCTTTTCTTTACAAACTTCTTGAAGAAGGAAGCTATCGAGTCCTTGGTAGCAGGTTTCACCGAGATTATTGTGAATCAGAAGGATTCCTGTGAGCAAGATGAACTCGAAAGAGTGCTCGTCATCACATTTCAAATTGTACTAAATTTGGTAGGCTTCGACAAGTCACAGGACATTTACATAGAATGCGCTGAAGATGTTGCTAACATGATTCACCAAGCTTTATGCTACTATGAGAGAAAGTTGATAAATCTGAAGGAAATAGACTCTGATGTAATAGATATACTTGACTCTAGCATTACTATAGTCAATGTTTTGAAAATCACTTGTGACCCCAGTAAATACTTCAAGCCGTGCCACAGAATGTGGAAGGCAGTGAGTTTGATATTAAAAAACACTAAAAATGGTAACACTTTTGAACAAGATGATAGAGAAGAGTTGACTGCATACACGAGAAACATTGTGAACCCACTGAGCACTCTTATTTGTGTATATTTGAAGACTTGTACTGAAGAGGAGTTGCACAAGATCCTGGATGACATTGGTGAGGAGTACGAGAGGATAGTGGGGGGAGTGAAAGACAAGGAGGTTAAAGCTGAAGTCAGTAAAAGGACAGAAAACTATAGAACCAGGTTAAAGGAGAATGTAGACTCATAA